A portion of the Stegostoma tigrinum isolate sSteTig4 chromosome 46, sSteTig4.hap1, whole genome shotgun sequence genome contains these proteins:
- the LOC125449518 gene encoding probable G-protein coupled receptor 139, whose product MQALCQHQEESHHFTWKMLIPIQHVLKSYYMVLAIVGITVNLLGIVILSSGKCGLHASTTCYLVAMSTADLLVVITEVVLNQINYYYLPVSFLSITPVCSAHTVLLRAATDCSVWFTVMFSFDRFVAICCQKLKEKYCSKKTGVIILAITCVLLCLKNSPYYFIFDKQEIINNIPWFCYPKASFYTEPHWVGFDLFNTLLTPFIPFSLILLLNALTVKHILVASRVRKGLRGQSIGGNHSDPEMESRRKSLILLVTISGSFIVLWLVFVIENMYYFIGATDPTDYTDSEYIFQQVGWMLRNLSCCTNTFIYGAAQSKFREQAKSVVKYPVRSIIECIKNKRF is encoded by the exons ATGCAAGCACTTTGCCAGCATCAAGAAGAGTCTCATCACTTCACATGGAAAATGCTTATTCCAATTCAGCATGTGCTTAAATCATATTATATGGTTCTTGCGATTGTTGGTATAACAG TTAACTTACTGGGAATTGTGATCCTATCCAGTGGAAAGTGTGGTCTCCATGCCTCCACCACGTGTTATCTTGTGGCCATGTCAACGGCGGATCTACTGGTTGTTATCACTGAGGTCGTACTGAACCAAATTAATTATTATTATCTCCCAGTTTCATTCTTATCTATCACCCCTGTGTGTAGTGCCCACACTGTCCTGCTTCGTGCAGCCACAgattgttctgtctggttcaccgtcatgttctcctttgatcgatttgtggccatttgttgccagaaactgaaagaaaaatattgcagCAAGAAAACTGGTGTTATAATTCTAGCGATAACTTGTGTTCTGTTATGTTTAAAAAACTCTCCCTATTACTTTATATTTGACAAGCAAGAAATAATCAATAATATACCATGGTTCTGTTATCCAAAAGCGAGCTTCTATACTGAGCCACACTGGGTGGGGTTTGATTTGTTTAATACATTGTTAACACCTTTCATCCCATTTTCATTAATTCTGTTGCTCAATGCATTGACAGTCAAACATATTTTAGTGGCCAGTCGAGTCCGTAAGGGACTGAGAGGTCAGAGTATTGGAGGGAATCAcagtgacccagagatggagagcagaaggaaGTCTTTAATTTTACTCGTCACCATATCTGGCAGCTTCATAGTTCTATGGTTGGTGTTTGTTATTGAAAACatgtattatttcattggagcaaCAGATCCCACTGACTACACCGATTCTGAAtatatatttcaacaagttgGATGGATGCTGCGAAACTTAAgctgctgcacaaacacatttatttatgggGCGGCTCAGTCCAAATTTCGAGAGCAGGCAAAGAGCGTGGTGAAATATCCAGTTAGATCAATTATTGAATGTATAAAGAATAAAAGGTTTTGA